One Nitrospirota bacterium genomic region harbors:
- a CDS encoding BolA family protein: MPRGVEYFYVVPSGSMITQDALTNYIRQIMPDAMVSVTDRTGTMDHLVITVVSDHFKGKNLLDRHRMVYQALAAPMKDGRIHALEITARTTDET, translated from the coding sequence TTGCCGAGGGGAGTGGAGTATTTTTACGTCGTTCCTTCGGGCTCGATGATCACGCAGGACGCGCTGACCAACTATATTCGGCAGATCATGCCGGATGCGATGGTGTCGGTGACCGATCGCACCGGGACGATGGACCATCTCGTCATCACGGTGGTGTCGGATCACTTTAAGGGCAAGAACCTGCTGGACCGGCATCGCATGGTGTACCAGGCCCTGGCGGCGCCGATGAAGGACGGCCGGATCCATGCGTTGGAGATCACCGCTCGGACGACGGATGAAACGTGA
- a CDS encoding glutaredoxin domain-containing protein, protein MRDPIEEEIQREIKTHKILIYGKGTKTMPMCGFTRETMQFFDKYGYPYEVIDVLSNPAKREALTKMTNWPTLPKVFIDGQFYGDTDILDPMEKKGEVEPLLKKAFGR, encoded by the coding sequence ATGCGCGACCCGATCGAAGAGGAAATCCAGCGCGAGATCAAAACCCACAAGATTCTGATCTATGGCAAAGGGACGAAGACGATGCCCATGTGCGGGTTCACCCGCGAGACGATGCAATTTTTCGACAAGTACGGCTATCCCTACGAAGTCATCGACGTGCTGTCGAATCCCGCCAAGCGCGAGGCCTTGACCAAGATGACCAATTGGCCGACGCTCCCCAAGGTCTTCATCGACGGCCAGTTCTACGGCGATACCGACATTCTCGATCCCATGGAGAAGAAGGGGGAGGTCGAGCCGCTGCTCAAGAAAGCGTTCGGCCGTTAA
- a CDS encoding transglycosylase SLT domain-containing protein — translation MRAFRAAPIAVRVLVGAAVILVACLAVNWVYQVIRKPTELFFPMDAALTKSPAETWREYGPLFREHSTAVITPELLAALAQVEGGGNPVARTYWRARPAQNPFEVYKPASSAVGMYQITDATFREAKRYCIHNHVVVEDGPWHDMRSCWFNSLYTRVLPSHAIELTAALLDRAVANATAHRRKAAALQQKQDLAAIIHLCGAGAGEAYGKRGFRLTPKQQCGDHDVRRYLTRVNAMKRQFARLAAGEKE, via the coding sequence ATGCGGGCGTTCCGGGCCGCGCCGATTGCGGTCCGAGTTCTCGTGGGCGCGGCCGTTATCCTGGTGGCATGCCTGGCCGTCAATTGGGTGTATCAGGTGATCCGCAAGCCGACCGAACTGTTCTTTCCGATGGATGCCGCGCTGACCAAGAGCCCGGCCGAGACGTGGCGGGAATACGGGCCGCTCTTCCGCGAACATTCCACCGCCGTCATCACGCCGGAGCTGCTGGCCGCGCTCGCCCAGGTGGAAGGCGGGGGCAACCCTGTCGCGCGGACGTACTGGCGGGCGCGGCCGGCGCAAAATCCCTTCGAAGTCTACAAACCTGCATCGAGCGCGGTCGGCATGTATCAGATCACCGACGCGACGTTTCGCGAGGCGAAGCGCTACTGCATTCACAATCACGTGGTGGTCGAGGACGGCCCCTGGCACGACATGAGATCGTGCTGGTTCAACAGCCTTTACACCCGCGTCCTGCCGAGCCATGCCATCGAGCTGACCGCGGCCCTGCTGGACCGCGCTGTCGCGAATGCGACGGCGCACCGGCGGAAGGCCGCTGCGCTCCAGCAGAAGCAGGATCTGGCGGCGATCATTCACCTCTGCGGGGCCGGGGCGGGCGAAGCCTATGGCAAGCGCGGCTTCCGGTTGACCCCCAAGCAGCAATGCGGCGACCACGACGTCCGCCGCTACCTCACCCGAGTCAACGCAATGAAACGCCAGTTCGCCCGCCTGGCGGCCGGCGAAAAGGAATGA
- a CDS encoding IS1380 family transposase, which produces MPRGPRKLTIRFGTTTLTHYGGVYLLHRFLSRIGFKDAIARQLRVTQRNNRYSVGQMLLALLYPMILGLERIETTQLLRQNGVFQYLTGLHAYPNPSTLRRFLLRIAPTALLQLRAVHDRFLARMMARPNRPTRLIFDIDSTVLVVYGNQEHARVGYNLIKRGRPSYHPLLCFEGRTKDFWHGELRPGDAHTASGTRDLLAACFGKILAGVRLVIVRADNGCYAHTLVEWLEAQRARFVIVARLTAPLKRKLVHLRYVSPSRGIEVAEFRYQPIRWPRPSRVVVARRPQSEEPSEQLTLVKLGKYHDQVLVTNLPLQPLNLWRFSNDRTGVELLIKQLKGDDALGSIPTRHFMANETYFHLLLLAYNLMNWFKRLCLPPEFQNATLQTLRHHILLMPAVRRRTDNRPCLALPASGARETAWQYALHQIERLKL; this is translated from the coding sequence ATGCCCCGGGGACCTCGAAAGCTGACGATCAGGTTTGGCACGACGACGCTGACGCATTATGGCGGCGTGTATCTCTTGCACCGGTTCTTGTCGCGCATCGGCTTCAAGGACGCGATCGCCCGCCAACTCCGAGTGACGCAGCGGAACAATCGTTACAGCGTCGGCCAAATGCTGCTGGCGTTGCTCTATCCGATGATCCTCGGGCTGGAACGCATCGAGACGACCCAGTTGCTGCGGCAGAACGGCGTGTTCCAGTACCTCACGGGGCTGCACGCCTATCCGAACCCGTCCACGTTGCGGCGATTCTTGCTGCGCATCGCCCCGACAGCCCTGCTCCAACTGCGCGCGGTGCACGATCGCTTCCTGGCGCGCATGATGGCACGACCCAACCGGCCGACGCGGCTGATCTTCGATATCGACTCCACCGTCTTGGTGGTCTATGGCAACCAGGAGCACGCCCGGGTCGGCTACAACCTGATCAAGCGCGGCCGGCCGTCGTACCACCCGCTGCTCTGCTTCGAGGGGCGGACCAAGGACTTCTGGCATGGCGAGTTGCGGCCGGGCGATGCCCATACCGCCAGTGGAACCCGCGACTTGCTGGCGGCGTGCTTCGGGAAGATTCTGGCGGGGGTCCGGTTGGTGATTGTCCGCGCAGACAACGGGTGTTACGCCCACACGCTGGTCGAGTGGCTCGAAGCGCAGCGGGCCCGGTTCGTGATTGTCGCCCGTCTGACGGCCCCGCTCAAACGCAAGCTGGTGCATCTGCGGTATGTGAGCCCCAGCCGTGGCATCGAGGTGGCCGAGTTCCGCTATCAGCCCATTCGGTGGCCGCGGCCCTCTCGCGTTGTCGTCGCCCGCCGACCCCAGTCCGAAGAACCGAGCGAGCAACTGACACTGGTCAAGCTTGGCAAGTATCACGACCAAGTCTTGGTCACGAATCTGCCGTTGCAACCGCTGAACCTCTGGCGCTTCTCCAACGATCGCACCGGGGTGGAGTTGCTCATCAAACAGCTCAAAGGGGATGACGCCCTAGGCAGCATCCCCACCCGCCACTTCATGGCCAACGAGACGTATTTCCATCTGCTTCTGTTAGCCTACAACCTGATGAATTGGTTCAAGCGGCTCTGCCTGCCGCCCGAGTTTCAGAATGCCACGTTGCAGACCCTTCGGCACCACATCCTGTTGATGCCGGCTGTGCGTCGTCGAACGGACAATCGACCCTGCTTGGCCTTACCCGCCAGTGGCGCTCGGGAAACTGCCTGGCAATATGCCCTACACCAGATCGAGAGACTCAAACTCTAA
- a CDS encoding SDR family oxidoreductase yields MNTRVALITGGAKGIGRAIALDLAAQHWAVALCYRTSEAEADKTRAGIVERGGQALAVRCDVSDPTAAKNFAAQVEQHWGRIDALINCAGPYHRVNLFEETPAGWEEMFSGNLHPIFYLAQAVAPGMKARKSGRIINFSMANADQMAAQPDVTAHYIAKAGVLILTRTLAKLLAPHGVTVNAISPGFIDSGSAPPEELAGMVKRIPAGYVGTVSDTVAIVRFLLSDDARYVNGANIQVSGGWGI; encoded by the coding sequence ATGAACACCCGCGTCGCACTGATTACCGGAGGCGCGAAGGGCATCGGCCGAGCCATCGCCCTGGACCTGGCCGCCCAACACTGGGCCGTCGCCCTCTGCTACCGGACCAGCGAAGCCGAGGCCGACAAGACCCGCGCCGGCATCGTCGAACGCGGCGGCCAGGCGTTAGCCGTCCGGTGCGATGTGTCGGACCCGACCGCCGCCAAGAACTTCGCCGCCCAGGTCGAGCAGCACTGGGGACGGATCGACGCATTGATCAACTGCGCCGGCCCGTACCATCGCGTGAACCTGTTCGAGGAAACTCCGGCGGGGTGGGAAGAGATGTTCAGCGGCAACCTGCATCCGATCTTTTATCTGGCTCAAGCGGTGGCGCCGGGCATGAAGGCGAGAAAATCCGGCCGCATCATCAATTTCAGCATGGCGAACGCCGACCAGATGGCGGCTCAGCCGGACGTGACGGCGCATTACATCGCGAAGGCGGGCGTCCTCATTCTGACCAGGACCCTGGCCAAGTTACTGGCCCCGCACGGCGTTACCGTCAACGCGATCTCGCCGGGCTTCATCGACTCCGGCAGCGCCCCGCCGGAAGAACTGGCCGGCATGGTCAAGCGCATCCCCGCCGGCTACGTCGGCACTGTCTCCGATACCGTAGCGATCGTGCGATTTCTCTTATCGGACGACGCACGCTACGTGAACGGGGCGAATATTCAGGTGAGCGGAGGCTGGGGAATCTGA
- a CDS encoding diguanylate cyclase produces the protein MTPLPSPSEPLATPAAPDLLGSRHWSVTAKLLLLLAPVLMLLLVIVAWYLPGRQKVRLLEQQVTTAGEALLAQVRTERHAYLTGVLPRLLKAGALVPADYHRLASAPPLPSALMQDVTDMMVLTPQSYRLRLISPWPINKEHAATDLFHQEGFRFLAEHGDRIYSRRDTLGGTEVIRFLAADRAILPNCVSCHNSHEASSKRDFRLNGVIGGIELIIPIDAPLRAVKRDQWILLGAGLGAGVLILGLVMFATRHVVTTPLKHLGARMRDIAGGRGDVREPSPLTEWTDTAMGEEVRTVWREFRRMHETISMNQRERAQELQRQADALTLLNRRLMELHEKTQVIQQAISEEEVYRTLSHTLHQALPLRQILILRLNRSEAHLELVWSSPKREDLRVDSYPVWDRPSHCPVIRAGREYKVEDVTQGLTCSFSLSNDGPGSYWCIPLVMGGHTIGVVHLAGSVPRCWTDETRQWVEALVSVAAPMIGHIQHLERAKRRALIDELTGAYNRRFLEEFLAKMILPDERRKGQIVSLLMLDLDHFKQVNDTYGHQVGDLVLKSVAATLNRALKESDVLARYGGEEFTVVLPQTDTQGAAAVAERLRIAVAGLSLRQLAPAAPDHITVSVGVATYPTHARSVPDLIRAADEMLYQAKATGRNRVVCATAGLRAVPDKPGSRREDVS, from the coding sequence ATGACGCCGTTGCCCTCTCCTTCCGAGCCTCTCGCGACACCCGCCGCGCCGGATCTCCTCGGTTCGCGCCACTGGTCGGTCACCGCCAAACTGCTCCTGCTCCTTGCCCCGGTCTTGATGCTGTTGCTGGTGATCGTCGCCTGGTATCTGCCGGGACGGCAGAAGGTCCGGTTGTTGGAACAGCAGGTCACGACGGCCGGAGAGGCGCTGCTCGCACAGGTACGGACGGAGCGTCACGCCTACCTGACCGGCGTCCTCCCGCGCCTGCTCAAGGCCGGCGCACTGGTCCCGGCCGACTATCACCGGCTGGCCTCCGCGCCGCCGCTCCCCTCCGCACTGATGCAGGATGTCACCGACATGATGGTCCTGACCCCCCAGTCCTACCGCCTCCGACTGATCAGCCCCTGGCCGATCAACAAAGAGCACGCCGCGACCGACCTGTTTCACCAGGAGGGATTCCGGTTCCTGGCCGAGCACGGCGACCGCATCTACAGCCGGCGCGACACCCTGGGCGGCACGGAAGTCATCCGGTTCCTTGCGGCCGACCGGGCCATCCTCCCGAACTGCGTGAGCTGCCACAACAGCCATGAGGCCAGTTCCAAACGCGACTTCCGCCTGAACGGCGTGATCGGCGGGATCGAACTGATCATTCCCATCGATGCGCCGCTGCGGGCGGTGAAGCGCGACCAGTGGATCCTGCTCGGCGCCGGTCTTGGCGCCGGCGTCCTCATCCTCGGCCTCGTGATGTTCGCCACGCGTCACGTGGTGACGACGCCCCTCAAGCACCTGGGCGCCCGCATGCGGGACATCGCCGGGGGCCGAGGCGATGTCCGCGAGCCTTCGCCTCTGACGGAATGGACCGACACCGCCATGGGAGAAGAGGTACGGACCGTCTGGCGCGAGTTCCGGCGCATGCACGAAACTATCAGCATGAACCAACGTGAGCGCGCGCAGGAGCTCCAGCGCCAGGCGGACGCGTTGACGTTGCTGAACCGCCGCTTGATGGAACTCCACGAAAAAACGCAGGTGATTCAGCAGGCCATTTCGGAGGAAGAGGTCTACCGGACACTCAGCCACACCTTGCACCAGGCGCTGCCGCTGCGCCAAATTCTGATTCTCCGGCTGAATCGATCGGAGGCCCATCTGGAACTGGTGTGGTCGTCGCCCAAGCGGGAGGACCTGCGCGTGGATTCGTATCCCGTGTGGGACCGCCCATCGCACTGTCCGGTCATTCGGGCGGGGCGTGAGTACAAGGTCGAGGACGTGACGCAGGGCCTGACCTGTTCCTTCAGTCTCTCGAACGACGGGCCGGGCTCCTATTGGTGCATCCCGCTGGTCATGGGCGGCCACACCATCGGCGTCGTGCATCTAGCCGGTTCGGTCCCACGCTGTTGGACGGACGAGACCCGCCAGTGGGTCGAGGCGCTGGTGAGCGTTGCGGCGCCGATGATCGGACATATCCAACACCTGGAGCGCGCCAAGCGGCGGGCGTTGATCGACGAACTCACCGGCGCCTATAACCGGCGGTTCCTGGAAGAATTTCTGGCCAAAATGATCCTGCCGGACGAACGCCGCAAAGGGCAGATCGTGAGCCTGCTGATGCTGGACCTCGACCATTTCAAGCAGGTGAACGACACCTATGGGCATCAGGTCGGCGACCTGGTGTTGAAGTCCGTCGCGGCTACGCTCAACCGTGCGCTCAAGGAAAGCGACGTATTGGCCCGATACGGCGGCGAGGAATTCACGGTGGTCCTGCCCCAGACGGACACCCAGGGCGCCGCGGCCGTAGCCGAGCGCTTGCGGATCGCGGTCGCCGGTTTGTCGCTCCGCCAACTGGCGCCGGCGGCTCCCGATCACATCACCGTCAGCGTCGGCGTCGCCACCTATCCGACGCACGCGCGTTCGGTGCCGGACTTGATCCGCGCGGCCGACGAGATGCTCTATCAAGCAAAGGCAACAGGACGGAACCGGGTTGTGTGCGCGACGGCCGGACTCCGCGCCGTCCCCGACAAGCCCGGATCACGAAGGGAGGATGTGTCATGA